The following are from one region of the Rhodopirellula sp. P2 genome:
- a CDS encoding response regulator, translating into MMSLYQRIPIRIRISLGLVGLMAGSLLVASAAGFFPNEQEEILHGRARLCESLAISGTAMASHGQVDSLRVTLESVVHRDPQINSIGLVSSEGQLLVSAGEHDHFWDESLEDDVNQMRVPVFRYGKQWGELQVAFASTGGLFGLNYWAPAWLLIVLVPACLIQFSFFLKKTLESLDPSGAVPTHVENALDTITVGLVLLNSRGRILFTNRRLNQLLSQEPAEMTGKKIDDLEWQALADSNELLPWEEAKQNDDSVMDRILQYDNSGRMLTFSVNCTPIAGQGYLVTFEDITLIEENKVALAKARDAAENANAAKSDFLANMSHEIRTPLNAVLGFTDVLRRGLVSSGDEAVDHLNMIHRSGAHLLELINDILDLSKIESGHLQVESIDTNLDDIVTDVANTLKVKADEQGLELKVDFRTAIPRTIQSDPTRLRQVVTNLVGNAIKFTESGSVSIVTSLLKTPSNSIEGYDPIIRVDIIDTGIGMTPSQQAKIFDSFVQADSSTTRKFGGTGLGLSISRRLAEAMGGALTVHSEVGIGSTFRVEIPTSVANLQDMVSPEELARLAQEKSAGEVSSELLRLPSKRVLVVDDGEANRRLIELVLKRAGAVVLTAEHGREALEMIEQGQQAGDPYALVLMDMQMPVLDGYSATRQLRAQEDQTPVIALTGNAMRGDREKCIDAGCDDFLTKPVNLDELLQMVSQYLGPVDPGTLTNATVLSSPSVLSPETTSRLAQSGLSGMASLPLTPVTPATANLPSSAIVPTLPMDDEDFRAIAGDFVSRLQARLDGIERAIDEAKFDFVHGEAHWLKGAGGTVGLDVFTQPARTLEQAAKDESAGNAQSILQQIRELHSRVMIPGMDTLSQPDADGLTGTSNAPLDPLQIVNPIHCTLPLEDPDFHAIVSDFIVRLDARLKDMRSELHTKQFEELGLSAHWLKGAGGTVGYGDLTQPSRELIDAALASDFDECESCLSQIEAVRRRMIAPGPVPHTV; encoded by the coding sequence ATGATGAGCCTCTATCAGCGTATCCCGATTCGCATTCGGATTTCACTCGGTCTGGTCGGCCTGATGGCCGGCAGTCTGCTGGTGGCCAGTGCCGCCGGTTTCTTCCCCAATGAACAGGAAGAAATCTTGCACGGCCGTGCGCGGCTGTGCGAATCGTTGGCGATCAGCGGCACCGCCATGGCCAGTCACGGGCAAGTCGACTCGTTGCGGGTCACCCTGGAATCGGTCGTTCACCGAGACCCGCAGATCAACTCGATTGGTTTGGTTTCCAGTGAAGGACAACTGCTTGTCTCTGCCGGCGAACACGATCACTTCTGGGACGAAAGCCTCGAAGACGACGTCAACCAAATGCGTGTCCCGGTGTTTCGATACGGGAAACAGTGGGGCGAATTGCAGGTTGCGTTTGCCTCCACCGGCGGTCTGTTTGGCCTGAACTACTGGGCCCCCGCTTGGCTGCTGATTGTTCTGGTCCCCGCCTGCTTGATCCAGTTTTCGTTCTTCCTGAAGAAGACCCTGGAAAGCCTGGATCCCTCCGGTGCCGTTCCCACCCACGTCGAGAACGCGCTGGACACCATCACGGTCGGGTTGGTCCTGCTCAATTCGCGAGGCCGAATCCTGTTCACCAACCGGCGTCTGAATCAATTGCTCTCGCAAGAACCTGCGGAGATGACCGGCAAAAAAATCGACGACCTCGAATGGCAAGCGCTGGCCGACAGCAATGAATTGCTGCCTTGGGAAGAAGCCAAGCAGAACGATGATTCGGTCATGGATCGGATTCTTCAATACGACAACAGCGGTCGCATGCTGACGTTCAGCGTCAACTGCACCCCGATCGCGGGCCAAGGCTACTTGGTCACGTTCGAAGACATCACCCTGATCGAAGAAAACAAAGTCGCACTGGCGAAAGCCCGTGACGCCGCGGAAAACGCGAACGCGGCCAAGAGTGACTTCCTCGCGAACATGAGTCACGAGATTCGCACGCCGCTCAACGCCGTGCTCGGTTTCACCGACGTGCTGCGCCGTGGGTTGGTGTCCAGCGGTGATGAAGCGGTCGACCACTTGAACATGATTCACCGCTCCGGCGCCCACCTGCTGGAACTGATCAACGACATCTTGGATCTGTCCAAGATCGAATCAGGACACCTGCAAGTCGAATCGATCGACACCAACCTCGACGACATCGTCACCGACGTTGCCAACACCTTGAAGGTCAAAGCCGATGAGCAAGGCCTGGAACTCAAAGTCGATTTCCGGACCGCCATCCCGCGAACGATCCAGTCCGACCCAACCCGCCTGCGTCAAGTCGTCACCAACTTGGTCGGCAATGCGATCAAGTTCACCGAAAGTGGCTCGGTCTCAATCGTGACCTCCTTGCTGAAGACGCCTTCCAACTCCATCGAAGGATACGACCCAATCATTCGAGTCGACATCATCGACACGGGGATCGGGATGACGCCGAGTCAACAAGCCAAAATCTTTGACTCGTTTGTGCAGGCCGACAGCTCCACAACGCGCAAGTTCGGCGGCACCGGGCTGGGGCTTTCCATCAGCCGCCGGTTGGCCGAAGCCATGGGCGGAGCGTTGACGGTGCACAGTGAAGTGGGTATCGGCAGCACCTTCCGCGTCGAGATTCCAACCAGCGTCGCCAATCTTCAAGACATGGTCAGCCCCGAAGAATTGGCTCGCTTGGCACAAGAGAAATCGGCCGGTGAAGTCAGTTCCGAATTGCTGCGTTTGCCTTCCAAACGCGTGTTGGTCGTCGATGACGGGGAAGCCAACCGTCGCTTGATCGAATTGGTGCTCAAACGCGCCGGTGCCGTGGTGTTGACCGCCGAGCACGGACGAGAAGCCCTCGAGATGATCGAACAGGGCCAGCAGGCCGGCGATCCATACGCACTGGTGTTGATGGACATGCAAATGCCGGTCCTGGACGGGTATTCCGCCACTCGACAACTGCGAGCACAAGAGGACCAAACTCCTGTCATTGCCCTGACCGGGAACGCCATGCGTGGTGACCGTGAAAAATGCATCGATGCCGGTTGCGACGACTTCCTCACCAAACCGGTCAACTTGGACGAGTTGCTGCAAATGGTTTCGCAGTACCTCGGCCCGGTCGATCCTGGAACCCTGACCAACGCCACTGTTCTGTCTTCCCCAAGTGTTCTGTCCCCAGAAACAACGTCTCGCTTGGCTCAAAGCGGGCTGAGTGGCATGGCATCGCTGCCGTTGACACCGGTCACTCCGGCCACCGCCAACCTGCCGTCGTCCGCGATTGTGCCGACCTTGCCGATGGACGACGAAGACTTCCGCGCCATCGCTGGCGACTTTGTCTCGCGTCTGCAAGCCCGCTTGGACGGCATTGAACGGGCCATCGACGAGGCCAAGTTTGATTTCGTTCACGGCGAAGCCCACTGGCTCAAAGGCGCCGGAGGAACCGTTGGTCTGGACGTCTTCACTCAGCCCGCACGCACGTTGGAACAAGCCGCCAAAGATGAATCGGCCGGCAACGCCCAGTCGATCCTTCAGCAAATCCGCGAATTACACAGTCGGGTCATGATCCCGGGAATGGACACGCTGTCCCAACCCGACGCAGACGGCTTGACCGGCACGTCCAACGCCCCCCTGGATCCGCTGCAGATCGTCAATCCGATTCACTGCACCCTGCCCCTGGAAGACCCTGATTTCCATGCCATCGTCTCGGACTTCATCGTGCGACTCGACGCCCGATTGAAGGACATGCGATCCGAATTGCACACCAAACAATTTGAGGAATTGGGACTCAGCGCCCACTGGCTGAAGGGAGCCGGGGGAACGGTCGGCTATGGCGACTTGACCCAACCATCACGTGAATTGATTGATGCCGCACTGGCGTCTGACTTCGACGAATGCGAGTCCTGCCTGTCACAAATCGAGGCCGTGCGTCGCCGCATGATCGCCCCCGGCCCCGTGCCGCACACCGTTTGA
- a CDS encoding HD domain-containing phosphohydrolase, translating to MNLPSTSPDTAIFSAPVVPGSHGVLPQGNSAKPVAALPGKVMIVDDEIANVLVVKKYLERAGYRDFETTTDSTSAFRILETSMPDVLLLDINMPNVDGIQVLERVRQDPRFKHLPVLILTANTDERIKLVCLELGATDFLLKPVDPMDLTPRVRNSLQNKNFQDRLQHHAAELELKVEQRTRELEASRREVIYCLARAAEMRDNDTGNHVIRVGRFAGIIAAGMGLPDWFVRDIEMAAQLHDVGKIAIPDAILLKPGKLEPEEFDVIQNHVKFGHQIIQPHTSTDARRMRTHVELGADMLSNGSALMRLAASIAQTHHEKFDGSGYPLGLAGNDIPLEGRITAVADVFDALSAERPYKKAMPREKCFSILEEGRGTHFDPDVLDAFFECTKEIVRVQLDYMDHCEPTPATTTAQPTTAQPTTAQPTTTAQPSNNEA from the coding sequence ATGAACCTTCCCAGCACCTCCCCTGACACGGCCATCTTTAGCGCGCCGGTTGTCCCAGGAAGTCATGGTGTTCTCCCGCAAGGAAACTCGGCCAAACCTGTCGCGGCGTTGCCCGGCAAGGTCATGATTGTGGATGATGAGATCGCCAACGTCCTGGTCGTGAAGAAGTACTTGGAACGAGCTGGCTACCGCGACTTTGAAACGACCACCGATTCCACGTCCGCGTTTCGGATCCTCGAAACCAGCATGCCGGATGTCTTGTTGCTTGATATCAACATGCCCAATGTCGATGGCATCCAAGTCTTGGAACGGGTTCGACAAGACCCACGTTTCAAACACTTGCCCGTGTTGATCCTCACCGCCAACACCGACGAACGAATCAAATTGGTGTGCTTGGAATTGGGCGCGACGGACTTTTTGCTCAAACCCGTCGACCCGATGGATTTGACTCCCCGAGTTCGCAACTCACTGCAAAACAAAAACTTCCAAGACCGACTGCAACACCACGCCGCCGAACTCGAACTCAAAGTCGAGCAGCGCACCCGGGAACTCGAAGCCTCCCGTCGCGAAGTCATCTACTGCTTGGCTCGGGCCGCAGAAATGCGTGACAACGACACCGGCAACCACGTCATTCGCGTTGGACGCTTCGCGGGCATCATCGCCGCCGGAATGGGATTGCCCGATTGGTTTGTTCGCGACATTGAAATGGCCGCGCAGTTGCACGACGTGGGCAAAATCGCCATCCCCGATGCAATCCTGTTGAAACCCGGCAAGCTCGAACCCGAAGAGTTCGACGTGATCCAAAACCACGTCAAATTCGGGCACCAAATCATCCAGCCCCACACCAGCACCGATGCTCGCCGGATGCGAACCCACGTCGAACTCGGGGCCGACATGCTCAGCAACGGCAGCGCGCTGATGCGACTGGCCGCCAGCATCGCGCAAACCCACCATGAAAAATTCGATGGTTCGGGATACCCGCTTGGATTGGCCGGCAACGACATCCCACTCGAAGGCCGAATCACCGCCGTCGCCGACGTGTTCGACGCCCTCTCCGCCGAACGGCCCTACAAAAAAGCCATGCCGCGAGAAAAGTGCTTTTCCATTCTGGAAGAAGGCCGCGGCACACACTTCGATCCTGACGTCTTGGACGCCTTCTTCGAATGCACCAAAGAGATCGTTCGCGTGCAGTTGGACTACATGGATCACTGCGAACCCACGCCAGCCACCACGACCGCCCAGCCCACGACCGCCCAGCCCACGACCGCCCAGCCCACGACCACGGCCCAGCCCAGTAACAACGAAGCCTAA
- a CDS encoding class I SAM-dependent methyltransferase: MNFSDPSRSTESPPSRMPGGRTEDGYELVDFGGGRKLERVAGRLIDRPSPAAEGLAAKQHARWKVVGSRFDEKEKQWHHRSEWKPGRCVDCGGFQMPVAPTPYGHIGVFPEQQANWDWLRTHSLPEVSADNRPKALNLFAYTGASTMALVSAGFAVAHVDAAKQNVQSARDAAKVNGWEEPPIRFLIDDAVKFTAREVRREKRYHTIVMDPPAYGHGPSGKAWRLARDVWPLIDDSLKLLEPDAFRLLVTGHSPDVNQVDVQAYLAAQVPRVVGPAGTLQFETGRLRLPDQAGRKLDAGFFVRVWNER, encoded by the coding sequence ATGAACTTTTCGGATCCCTCTCGCTCGACTGAATCACCTCCCTCGCGGATGCCTGGTGGCCGCACGGAGGATGGGTATGAACTGGTTGACTTTGGTGGCGGGCGGAAATTGGAACGGGTCGCCGGGCGACTGATCGATCGGCCTTCGCCGGCCGCGGAGGGGCTGGCCGCCAAGCAACATGCGCGGTGGAAGGTTGTGGGCAGCCGGTTCGACGAAAAAGAAAAACAGTGGCATCATCGCTCGGAGTGGAAACCGGGACGCTGCGTCGACTGCGGTGGATTCCAGATGCCCGTCGCGCCAACCCCGTATGGGCACATCGGCGTCTTCCCGGAACAACAGGCCAATTGGGATTGGCTGCGTACGCACTCGCTGCCAGAGGTCTCGGCCGACAACCGTCCCAAGGCCCTCAATTTGTTCGCTTACACAGGGGCGTCAACGATGGCCCTGGTGTCGGCTGGGTTCGCGGTCGCTCATGTGGACGCGGCCAAACAGAACGTGCAATCGGCTCGCGACGCGGCGAAGGTGAACGGATGGGAGGAGCCACCGATCCGATTCTTGATCGATGATGCGGTCAAGTTCACCGCTCGAGAAGTCCGCCGCGAAAAACGCTATCACACGATTGTGATGGACCCGCCGGCGTATGGGCACGGTCCCAGCGGCAAGGCCTGGCGATTGGCTCGCGATGTGTGGCCGTTGATCGACGACAGCCTGAAGTTGCTGGAACCGGATGCGTTTCGGTTGCTCGTCACCGGGCACTCGCCGGACGTCAATCAGGTCGATGTGCAGGCGTACTTGGCCGCTCAAGTTCCCCGAGTCGTTGGCCCGGCAGGAACGCTTCAGTTCGAAACGGGGCGATTGCGGTTGCCTGATCAGGCAGGCCGGAAGCTGGACGCGGGGTTCTTCGTTCGCGTTTGGAACGAACGCTAG
- a CDS encoding tyrosine-type recombinase/integrase: MGGVEFYLGKYDSPESRAKYHELLGQYLKNGKQAPEKPAKDNAVRLADEPVQVRHLTADFRAKVLPLHEDNAANFNKFSNLLDLLDALHGKELASEFGPRKLEAIRDTLVTVGIGLKPKPNSRSYANAQVRKLIAIFRHGVSRELIEASRIVALEALPPLRPGQAKDNPKRTGVPLEVIRATLPEMSKTAAAMIRIQLATAMRPSELFRMTPAMIDRSGEVWFYRPTKHKTEHHGKTKAVPLLGDALDALAPFLFGDPDDLCFTTRLRTPWNKDNYRRHVERAAKRAKVEHWTPYQIRHRSLQSIRDDAGPEAAQAIAGHSRMDTTEVYAKASEAKAIEAARAAPKL, translated from the coding sequence TTGGGGGGTGTCGAATTCTACCTCGGCAAGTACGACTCCCCCGAAAGCCGGGCCAAGTATCACGAGCTGCTCGGCCAATATCTCAAGAACGGCAAGCAGGCGCCCGAGAAGCCAGCCAAAGACAATGCGGTCCGGTTGGCCGATGAGCCGGTCCAGGTCCGGCACCTGACGGCAGACTTCCGCGCCAAGGTTCTCCCGCTCCATGAGGACAACGCTGCCAACTTCAACAAGTTCAGCAACCTGCTGGATCTGCTGGACGCACTCCACGGCAAAGAGCTTGCAAGTGAGTTTGGCCCGCGAAAATTGGAGGCAATTCGCGATACGCTGGTCACGGTCGGGATCGGATTGAAACCGAAGCCGAACAGCCGGTCCTACGCAAACGCCCAAGTCCGAAAGCTGATCGCGATCTTCCGCCATGGTGTTTCGCGGGAGCTGATCGAGGCCAGTCGGATCGTCGCCTTGGAAGCACTTCCGCCACTTCGTCCAGGTCAGGCCAAGGACAATCCGAAACGGACCGGCGTGCCGCTCGAAGTGATCCGGGCAACGCTCCCGGAAATGTCCAAGACCGCGGCGGCAATGATCCGGATCCAATTGGCCACCGCGATGCGTCCCAGCGAGCTGTTCCGGATGACCCCGGCGATGATCGACCGCAGCGGTGAGGTTTGGTTCTACCGGCCCACGAAGCACAAAACCGAGCACCACGGCAAGACAAAGGCGGTGCCGCTCTTGGGTGACGCCCTGGACGCCTTGGCTCCGTTCTTGTTTGGTGATCCAGATGACCTTTGCTTTACGACTCGATTGCGGACGCCTTGGAACAAAGACAACTACCGGCGGCACGTTGAGCGAGCGGCCAAACGGGCCAAGGTTGAACACTGGACCCCGTACCAGATCCGCCATCGATCATTGCAGTCGATCCGCGATGACGCCGGGCCCGAAGCCGCACAAGCGATTGCAGGGCATTCCCGGATGGACACAACCGAAGTCTATGCCAAGGCCAGCGAGGCCAAGGCCATCGAAGCGGCTCGTGCGGCTCCGAAGTTGTGA
- a CDS encoding AAA family ATPase produces MNVATLPERNNQEAKENLARKLDRMAEETAKLEAERDSIEQAAKRHGITLSNGGSTPERIKSLMESYGIKEPLSSSQLDAADFTTEYLIEGVLPAMQSTVIAGPAKGMKTTTAIDAALSIANARKFLGRFWVPEPKRVLFLSAESGEATIQETARRIAKAKDMQSLGSDQGVSWGFWVPRAKDAEKLEILEYQLDKFRPDVCFIDPLYMVLDGEDAANYAMNGRAIMDLAKRCLDRKCTPVMVDHVKRSSANAQTYQPLELEDVSGAGKAESFRSWLLVGRREKFDPEVPRHKMWLSVGGSAGHHGGYALDIAEDRDIGGNRTWQVEVTAASEARSQANEEAETARQQAKQKRERAKVEANAQLIREAWSNKEAKTQNDIQAIAGLSPQHTKAAVALLLREGELVNGATVPKPNGQSYPGYRWSSI; encoded by the coding sequence ATGAACGTGGCAACACTACCAGAACGAAACAACCAGGAAGCCAAAGAGAACTTGGCCCGAAAGCTCGACCGCATGGCAGAAGAAACAGCCAAGCTCGAAGCCGAGCGAGACAGCATTGAGCAGGCCGCAAAACGCCACGGTATCACGTTGAGCAATGGAGGATCAACGCCGGAGCGTATCAAGTCGCTCATGGAGTCCTACGGCATCAAGGAGCCGTTGTCGTCGTCGCAACTCGACGCTGCGGACTTCACGACGGAATACTTGATCGAAGGCGTCCTACCGGCCATGCAATCCACCGTGATCGCTGGACCGGCCAAGGGGATGAAGACGACGACGGCCATCGACGCCGCCTTGTCGATCGCCAACGCTCGCAAGTTCCTTGGCCGCTTTTGGGTACCGGAACCGAAACGGGTTCTGTTTCTATCCGCTGAATCCGGCGAGGCCACGATTCAAGAGACCGCACGTCGGATCGCCAAGGCCAAGGACATGCAGAGCCTCGGGAGCGATCAGGGGGTGTCGTGGGGCTTTTGGGTTCCGCGGGCCAAGGACGCTGAGAAACTCGAAATCCTGGAATATCAGCTCGACAAGTTCCGGCCCGATGTTTGTTTCATCGACCCGCTTTACATGGTGCTCGATGGCGAGGACGCGGCCAACTACGCCATGAACGGTCGCGCCATCATGGACCTGGCCAAACGCTGCCTTGACCGGAAGTGTACCCCGGTGATGGTCGATCACGTCAAACGATCCAGTGCCAACGCCCAGACGTACCAGCCGCTTGAGTTGGAAGACGTTTCAGGGGCTGGCAAGGCCGAATCGTTCCGCTCTTGGCTTTTGGTGGGGCGTCGGGAGAAATTCGACCCCGAGGTGCCGCGGCACAAAATGTGGTTGAGCGTCGGCGGATCCGCAGGCCATCATGGCGGGTACGCCTTGGACATCGCGGAGGACCGGGACATCGGCGGGAACCGAACCTGGCAAGTCGAAGTGACCGCGGCGTCAGAGGCGAGGAGCCAAGCCAATGAGGAGGCTGAGACCGCTCGACAACAGGCCAAGCAGAAAAGAGAACGGGCCAAGGTTGAGGCCAACGCCCAACTGATTCGAGAGGCTTGGTCGAACAAAGAGGCTAAGACTCAGAACGATATCCAAGCGATCGCCGGGTTGAGTCCACAACACACCAAGGCCGCGGTGGCGTTGCTACTTCGGGAAGGGGAGTTGGTGAACGGGGCCACGGTTCCTAAACCGAATGGGCAGAGTTATCCGGGCTACAGATGGTCGTCAATTTGA